The following proteins are encoded in a genomic region of Paenibacillus sp. FSL H3-0469:
- a CDS encoding ABC transporter ATP-binding protein, whose protein sequence is MLTSRKYTVFDLIRIPLRVIPVQTMAAMGYMLVDALMPAYQTLVMAYFINTATHIVNGRAEYSLIYRPLALIMVYVIVTHLLPSLMQLIELTGRNRLNVRLKREMVLKRSRLAYQHIENKETAELIHRVCGDPVGHFMGGFNNLMSGLNLLIGTASLLVIVMSSTFITGIVIVLVAVPLFYIAMKTGKANYVLGMEAERIRRRSADLAHILTSRENAEERTLFGYSPALRERYGKLYDQTYAVEKKIQIRSFFYLKSGSIIALLIGILIVALLLPALHLGELTIGLYISLVAAIFSLVQRMSWQLAETMQEHARMKAYLKDFSAFAGLSEKKDAAALPVELGGFVFDSLEFRQVSFRYPDTERYILNQCSFTMVSGKSYAIVGENGAGKSTLIKLLTGLYDNYEGEIFINNRNLREYSYPELKSIIAVVFQNYARYALTIRENVRLGNILKLDEERIRQSLSKMNLDGMVRGLEAGLDTYAGKIQENSQDLSGGQWQRLAIARLLYSDSAIHIMDEPTAALDPIEESRLYEMFSSIRADRFTIFITHRLGAARISDEILVVRSGRIAEQGSHEQLLAIPDGIYGRMFASQKSWYEAESMVQHG, encoded by the coding sequence ATGCTTACTTCAAGAAAATATACAGTATTCGATCTGATCAGGATTCCGCTTCGGGTGATTCCGGTGCAGACGATGGCGGCGATGGGGTATATGCTGGTGGATGCTCTGATGCCTGCTTATCAGACGCTGGTGATGGCTTATTTCATTAATACGGCGACCCATATTGTGAATGGCCGGGCGGAGTATTCGTTAATCTATAGGCCGCTAGCGCTGATTATGGTTTATGTGATCGTCACTCATCTGCTTCCCAGCCTGATGCAGCTCATAGAGCTGACGGGGCGCAACCGGCTGAATGTGCGGCTGAAGCGGGAGATGGTGCTCAAGCGGTCGCGGCTTGCGTATCAGCATATTGAGAATAAAGAGACTGCGGAGTTAATCCATAGGGTGTGCGGAGATCCGGTGGGTCATTTCATGGGCGGGTTCAACAATCTGATGAGCGGATTGAATCTGCTGATTGGGACCGCTTCGCTGCTGGTGATTGTGATGTCATCCACGTTCATTACGGGAATTGTGATTGTGCTGGTTGCGGTGCCTTTGTTCTACATCGCCATGAAGACGGGCAAGGCGAATTATGTGCTGGGGATGGAAGCGGAGCGGATACGGAGGAGGAGCGCAGATCTGGCCCATATCCTGACCAGCCGGGAGAATGCGGAGGAACGCACGTTGTTCGGATATAGTCCGGCGCTCCGGGAGCGGTACGGTAAGCTGTATGATCAGACGTACGCGGTGGAGAAGAAGATACAGATCCGAAGCTTCTTTTATCTGAAAAGCGGCTCGATCATCGCCCTGCTGATCGGCATCCTCATAGTGGCCTTGCTGCTGCCTGCGTTGCACTTGGGCGAGCTAACGATAGGACTCTACATTTCGCTGGTGGCCGCGATCTTCAGTCTCGTGCAGAGGATGTCCTGGCAGTTAGCCGAGACGATGCAGGAGCATGCGCGGATGAAGGCGTATCTGAAGGACTTCTCTGCTTTTGCCGGACTCAGTGAGAAGAAGGATGCTGCTGCTCTGCCTGTGGAGTTGGGCGGCTTCGTCTTTGATTCGCTGGAATTCAGGCAGGTGAGCTTCCGCTACCCGGATACGGAGAGATACATATTGAATCAATGCTCGTTCACCATGGTTAGCGGGAAGAGCTATGCTATTGTCGGAGAGAACGGGGCCGGTAAGTCCACCCTGATCAAACTGCTCACCGGGCTGTACGATAACTATGAGGGCGAAATCTTCATTAATAATAGGAACCTGCGGGAGTACAGCTACCCGGAGCTGAAAAGCATCATCGCAGTGGTCTTCCAGAATTACGCCAGGTACGCGCTGACGATCCGGGAGAATGTCCGGCTGGGGAATATCCTGAAGCTGGATGAAGAGCGAATCCGTCAGAGCTTAAGCAAGATGAATCTGGACGGGATGGTCCGGGGTCTGGAAGCGGGTCTCGATACATATGCCGGCAAAATCCAAGAGAACAGCCAGGACCTCTCCGGCGGGCAGTGGCAAAGGCTGGCGATAGCCAGACTGTTGTACTCTGACTCTGCCATCCATATTATGGACGAGCCTACGGCTGCCCTGGACCCCATCGAAGAGAGTAGGCTATATGAGATGTTTAGCAGCATCCGCGCAGACCGGTTCACTATCTTCATCACCCACAGGCTGGGCGCTGCGAGAATCTCGGATGAGATCCTGGTGGTGCGTAGCGGGCGGATTGCAGAGCAGGGCTCCCATGAGCAATTGCTGGCAATCCCGGACGGGATTTACGGTAGGATGTTCGCCAGCCAAAAGTCGTGGTATGAAGCAGAGAGTATGGTGCAGCATGGGTAG
- a CDS encoding helix-turn-helix domain-containing protein: protein MRHSKYLRKLLLFSMVLVTLPVIFLGMLSYGKARAIIQDKVIQGNIQVMAQTELKVEQLLQIINSSMIQFISSTNLTQALRTELVPMDYPLINDMAQGLRRLQSYEMGIRDVRLTSLRGNWILDNSGYTGAPTAAELSMPNQMAQLPGSAFWITDESGDNVRIVKKLPLNIEENPDGLLEAIIPASTLQKLLPGSGNGYTFIIDAALRPLTDVSGIPFPEQTIRELTQRAGLSDLREGYVELDNASTGAVGMTYRKSTFNDWTYISLFSIEQITAESRAIGWYTLTIGTVMLVLLFALSFMGSRRIYSPIRSIFEAAIEGDNLKPVTQRDELKLIGERIQSLKSSQLQLLDKMQGQQKQLKELFVRKLILGELGNRVIEEQVKHYYSTQDLGPYGVITVQIDTFNETRFQDKDRDLLMFAVSNIAAEIIPSSIRLEPVVHQGKQITLVGTQHEDTDAAKHEMYIWAEAIQSTVKEILGLQVSLGISRLHSKLTRAAQAYNESLEALKYRIRFGEESILHVEDVLPDSRAHIIYPEWLEKQLIEALLFPDLNKAGQLLHEFLTTMLRQNILHREYQMMLFRLLANLVREVQNTGEAFPVPTDNEQELFEQLFRMKTLQETEDWFMKCVMEPMVLVLGKKWEARNQNISGQMKDIIHNEFMTELTLEVCAARLNYHPNYLKTVFRKETGANFSEYLSLYRLNQSKCWLLETEMKIAEIAAKIGYQNAQNYIRYFRKMENMTPGEYRKKYRST from the coding sequence ATGCGACATTCGAAATACTTACGTAAATTGCTGCTGTTCAGCATGGTGCTTGTTACTCTACCGGTGATTTTTCTGGGAATGTTATCGTACGGGAAAGCTAGGGCGATTATTCAGGATAAGGTCATCCAAGGGAATATTCAGGTTATGGCTCAAACCGAGCTCAAGGTGGAACAGTTACTGCAAATCATTAATAGCTCTATGATCCAGTTCATTAGCAGCACCAATCTCACGCAAGCCTTGCGTACAGAGCTCGTCCCGATGGATTATCCGCTTATTAATGATATGGCACAAGGCTTGCGGAGGCTTCAATCTTACGAGATGGGGATCCGGGATGTCCGGCTAACCAGCCTCCGGGGGAACTGGATACTGGATAACAGCGGCTATACTGGAGCACCAACAGCGGCTGAGCTGAGTATGCCCAACCAAATGGCGCAGCTGCCGGGATCTGCCTTCTGGATTACGGATGAATCGGGCGATAATGTAAGGATTGTCAAGAAGCTGCCGCTTAATATAGAAGAAAATCCTGATGGCCTGCTGGAAGCGATTATACCGGCCTCCACCTTACAGAAGCTGCTTCCAGGCAGCGGAAATGGCTATACCTTTATTATCGATGCGGCACTGCGTCCCCTTACGGATGTGTCAGGGATTCCTTTTCCGGAACAAACGATCCGGGAGCTGACGCAGCGGGCTGGCCTTTCGGATTTGAGGGAGGGCTATGTGGAACTGGACAATGCTTCGACCGGAGCAGTGGGGATGACCTACAGGAAGTCTACATTCAACGATTGGACCTATATCTCGCTCTTCTCCATAGAGCAGATTACGGCAGAGTCGCGGGCCATCGGCTGGTATACGCTAACGATTGGCACGGTCATGCTTGTCCTGTTATTTGCATTGTCATTTATGGGCTCCCGCCGGATATATTCACCGATCCGCAGTATATTTGAGGCGGCCATTGAAGGGGATAATCTTAAGCCCGTAACGCAGAGGGATGAGCTTAAGCTGATCGGGGAACGGATCCAGTCGCTTAAGTCGTCACAGCTACAGCTTTTGGATAAGATGCAAGGCCAGCAGAAGCAGCTCAAAGAGCTGTTTGTCCGCAAGCTTATCCTTGGCGAATTGGGAAACCGGGTGATAGAGGAGCAAGTGAAGCATTACTACAGCACGCAGGATTTGGGTCCGTATGGTGTGATAACCGTACAAATTGACACCTTTAATGAAACCAGATTTCAGGATAAGGACCGGGATCTGCTCATGTTCGCCGTATCCAATATTGCAGCCGAGATTATCCCTTCATCGATAAGACTTGAGCCTGTAGTGCACCAAGGCAAGCAGATTACGCTCGTGGGCACACAGCATGAGGACACGGATGCCGCCAAGCATGAGATGTACATATGGGCGGAGGCGATTCAATCTACGGTAAAAGAAATCCTGGGGCTGCAAGTAAGCCTCGGAATCAGCCGCCTCCATTCGAAATTAACAAGAGCGGCTCAAGCGTATAATGAAAGCCTTGAAGCCTTGAAATATAGAATCCGGTTTGGAGAGGAATCCATTCTTCATGTTGAGGATGTGTTGCCGGACAGCCGGGCGCATATTATCTATCCGGAATGGCTTGAGAAGCAGTTAATTGAAGCGCTGCTATTCCCTGATCTGAACAAAGCCGGGCAACTGCTGCATGAATTCCTGACCACCATGCTCCGGCAAAATATCCTTCACCGCGAATATCAGATGATGTTATTCCGTCTGCTGGCTAACCTCGTAAGGGAGGTTCAGAATACGGGGGAAGCCTTCCCTGTACCTACAGATAATGAGCAAGAGCTGTTTGAACAGCTCTTCCGGATGAAGACGCTGCAGGAGACTGAGGATTGGTTCATGAAGTGTGTGATGGAGCCCATGGTGCTCGTGCTGGGGAAGAAATGGGAGGCCCGCAACCAGAATATTTCTGGTCAGATGAAAGATATTATTCATAATGAATTTATGACCGAATTGACTCTGGAGGTCTGCGCGGCCCGGCTTAACTACCACCCGAACTATCTGAAGACCGTATTCCGTAAAGAGACGGGTGCAAACTTTAGTGAGTATTTATCCCTTTACCGGTTGAACCAGTCGAAGTGCTGGCTGCTGGAGACCGAGATGAAGATTGCTGAGATTGCAGCCAAAATTGGCTATCAGAATGCACAGAACTATATCCGGTATTTCCGTAAGATGGAGAATATGACGCCGGGAGAATACCGGAAAAAATATCGTTCAACTTGA
- a CDS encoding macro domain-containing protein, with amino-acid sequence MSIRLVNGDMMEASEDILGHQVNCQGVMGSGIAKILRDRYPNLYPEYKKYCDQHTPDGLLGHCQLVQTGEKYTANLFGQLNYGRSKTRYTDYAALERALTTLKTEAQAKGLSVALPYNIGCGLANGEWSVVEEMIGKVFADYEVTLYKI; translated from the coding sequence ATGAGCATCCGGTTAGTGAATGGAGATATGATGGAAGCCAGTGAAGATATACTGGGACATCAGGTGAATTGTCAGGGAGTGATGGGGTCGGGGATTGCGAAGATCCTGCGGGATCGTTATCCGAACTTATATCCTGAGTATAAAAAATACTGTGACCAGCACACGCCTGACGGGCTGCTTGGGCACTGCCAGCTGGTGCAGACGGGTGAGAAGTACACGGCGAATCTGTTCGGCCAGCTTAACTATGGAAGGAGCAAAACCCGGTATACGGATTATGCTGCGCTGGAGCGAGCATTAACCACACTGAAGACTGAAGCACAGGCCAAGGGTCTGTCTGTGGCGCTCCCGTATAACATTGGCTGCGGACTGGCGAACGGGGAGTGGAGTGTAGTGGAGGAGATGATCGGGAAGGTTTTTGCAGACTATGAGGTTACGTTGTATAAGATTTAA
- a CDS encoding ABC transporter ATP-binding protein: MSYTYIGIALLQAVSWVLQVLFMQRFLDAAAAYATDRIDFKAILLSLCILALMYLFYHVMDGLGNCYEEIYGLSVGKHLNLMIFKRVDSLQVSEFEDTKRLDYIDKAVNGSGKLIWIGTTLLDILFYYTTYFVFIGWYLFTLKPVLALSIVAVFVPVMLSQGVMMSAFKNLEAASAPIRREAEYYERCLTDKAYLSETRLLGATAFFDNLYTSALQGLNAIVLRTQLRKHLVQLILNVVTVIGYGLIVYMLFVAVMRQEISIGAFAAVLASIGSLYRFMNKLITERIAWATENIGSTENFLDFIDEPVQRTHNLPRPADSDIELKAVRFRYPLAIRNAVEEINLTIPDKQTLAIVGENGSGKTTLCRIIMGLYPPTEGEVWYGNVEASQTGYERTSAVFQHYRKYNETIRENVRISQYSKPAEDAAVVSVCVEAGVLVSGEVYKDGLDTMLGREFGGTDLSGGQWQRVAIARGLFRDSDYMILDEPTAAIDPLEETRLYNDFAALCRDKTAILVSHRLGSVKLADRIIVMKDGRIVQDGTHEELMSTAGEYRTMYEAQRKWYV; encoded by the coding sequence ATGTCTTACACGTACATCGGCATTGCCTTGCTCCAGGCGGTCTCCTGGGTGCTGCAGGTGTTATTTATGCAGAGATTTCTGGATGCGGCTGCTGCCTATGCTACAGACCGAATAGACTTCAAGGCGATTCTCCTTTCCTTGTGCATCCTGGCGCTTATGTATCTGTTCTATCATGTCATGGACGGACTCGGGAACTGTTATGAGGAGATTTACGGGCTAAGCGTGGGCAAGCACCTGAACCTGATGATTTTTAAGAGAGTAGATTCGTTACAGGTCTCTGAATTCGAGGACACGAAGCGGCTGGATTATATCGATAAGGCTGTGAACGGGAGCGGCAAGCTGATCTGGATCGGGACGACCTTACTGGACATTCTGTTCTACTATACGACTTATTTCGTGTTCATCGGGTGGTATCTGTTCACGCTCAAGCCGGTGCTTGCGCTAAGTATTGTCGCCGTATTCGTCCCGGTTATGCTATCCCAAGGGGTGATGATGTCAGCATTCAAGAATCTGGAAGCGGCATCTGCCCCGATCCGGCGGGAAGCTGAGTATTATGAGCGGTGCTTGACGGACAAGGCGTATCTCTCAGAGACCCGGTTGCTGGGGGCTACTGCATTTTTCGATAATCTGTATACCTCTGCCCTGCAAGGGTTGAACGCTATCGTACTTCGGACGCAGCTCCGCAAACACCTCGTTCAGCTCATACTGAATGTAGTGACGGTGATTGGGTACGGCCTGATCGTGTATATGCTGTTTGTGGCTGTGATGAGGCAGGAGATATCGATTGGAGCTTTTGCGGCGGTGCTGGCTTCGATTGGCAGTCTATACCGGTTCATGAACAAGCTGATTACCGAGAGAATCGCCTGGGCTACAGAGAATATCGGGTCTACTGAGAATTTCCTGGATTTCATCGATGAACCTGTTCAGAGGACCCACAACCTGCCAAGACCTGCAGACAGTGATATTGAGCTAAAAGCTGTCCGGTTCCGCTATCCGCTGGCGATCCGAAATGCGGTGGAGGAGATTAACCTGACCATTCCGGACAAGCAGACGCTGGCGATTGTAGGCGAGAATGGAAGCGGGAAGACCACGCTGTGCCGTATCATTATGGGATTATACCCGCCCACGGAAGGGGAAGTGTGGTACGGGAACGTGGAGGCTTCGCAGACTGGCTATGAGCGAACGTCGGCTGTTTTTCAACATTATCGCAAGTATAATGAGACCATCCGGGAGAATGTGCGGATCAGCCAATATTCCAAACCAGCAGAGGATGCCGCAGTAGTATCGGTGTGTGTGGAGGCCGGGGTGCTTGTATCTGGTGAGGTGTATAAGGACGGGCTGGATACGATGCTGGGGCGTGAGTTCGGCGGCACGGATCTATCCGGCGGTCAGTGGCAGCGTGTAGCGATTGCGCGCGGATTGTTCCGCGACAGTGATTATATGATCTTGGATGAGCCTACGGCGGCCATCGATCCCTTGGAGGAGACCCGTCTGTACAACGACTTCGCCGCCCTGTGCCGGGATAAAACCGCAATCCTTGTCTCGCATAGACTAGGCTCTGTGAAGCTCGCGGATCGAATTATCGTGATGAAGGATGGAAGGATCGTGCAGGATGGCACGCATGAGGAGCTCATGAGCACGGCGGGCGAGTATCGGACGATGTATGAGGCGCAGCGGAAGTGGTATGTGTAG
- a CDS encoding glycoside hydrolase family 2 TIM barrel-domain containing protein, whose product MNESRSKIWLNAEWCFNCGDVPEAWYKGYDDKDWRGVTLPHDWAIEADFSRDYSSGSGYLPGGTGWYRKHIVLPDRLEGKRAYLTFEGVYNHSQVWVNSYYLGKRPYGYSTFTYEITDLLAYGGAGNTIAVKVNHAETADSRWYTGSGIYRDVYLTFTDDIHVAQYGVFASTADIGREWAELQVETQMLNETGEPAEIGVRHTLLDEEGMDSGTSFELLPAAGAAECSQQVIQVKEPKLWSPEAPHMYTLLTEIIWKGATVDEVRTPVGLRSIHFDPAEGFKLNGEALKIKGVCVHHDAGCLGAAVPGDVWGRRLRYLKEMGCNAIRMSHNPPAPILLDLCDQMGFMVMDEAFDEWEGVKNKWSTGHNVYPPKHFGYYEDFPDWGIADIQEMVLRDRNHPSIILWSIGNEVDYPNDPYCHPSFQTMTGNNDANKPAAERVYDPNKPNAERLAVIASKLVEAVKACDKTRPVTAALAYPELANLIGYSDTLDVVGYNYRESLYEKDRSSYPNRVLYGSENSPGLQEWLAVRDHPDICAQFIWTGIDYLGEAHGWPIRAAQAGFMDLAGFPKPSYYYRQSLWSDMPMAYLAVRRAGEPGMSDTGGRSGGGPSWNWEPGERLIVDGYTNLAAAELYLNGKLLGGGRPDESGELLLSWEVNFEPGTLLLTGTDEQGRTVKRELHTAAAPEQLRLTADTLQLRANLRDIVHVELEIMDSAGIGVYGAEVPVTVTVEGAGKLLGLENGNVQDLESYRSHTRSTHHGKLLAYIRAGAVSGTIKVTAVTPGLSPAELEISCL is encoded by the coding sequence ATGAACGAGTCCAGAAGCAAGATATGGCTTAATGCCGAGTGGTGTTTCAATTGCGGGGATGTACCCGAAGCATGGTACAAGGGATATGACGACAAAGATTGGCGTGGAGTCACACTTCCGCATGACTGGGCCATCGAGGCTGATTTTTCCAGGGATTATTCCAGCGGCAGCGGATATCTGCCCGGCGGAACCGGCTGGTACCGCAAGCATATTGTGTTGCCGGACCGGCTGGAGGGGAAACGTGCGTACCTTACCTTTGAGGGCGTCTACAACCATTCACAGGTCTGGGTAAACAGCTATTATTTAGGCAAACGTCCTTATGGTTATAGCACGTTCACTTATGAAATCACGGATCTGCTGGCGTATGGCGGAGCCGGGAATACCATTGCGGTAAAGGTGAACCATGCGGAGACAGCAGACTCCCGCTGGTACACCGGTTCAGGGATCTACCGTGATGTCTATCTGACCTTTACGGATGACATTCATGTTGCGCAGTACGGTGTTTTTGCCTCGACAGCTGACATTGGCCGGGAATGGGCGGAGCTGCAGGTAGAGACCCAGATGTTGAACGAAACAGGAGAACCGGCTGAGATTGGTGTACGTCATACTCTTTTGGATGAGGAGGGCATGGATTCAGGAACCTCATTTGAGCTGCTGCCGGCGGCGGGCGCTGCGGAATGCAGTCAACAGGTCATTCAAGTGAAGGAACCGAAGCTCTGGTCGCCGGAAGCCCCCCACATGTACACACTTCTTACAGAAATTATCTGGAAAGGTGCAACGGTGGATGAGGTCCGCACTCCCGTCGGCCTCCGGAGTATTCATTTCGATCCGGCAGAAGGGTTCAAGCTGAATGGAGAGGCTCTTAAGATCAAGGGAGTCTGTGTGCATCATGACGCCGGTTGCCTCGGCGCTGCCGTTCCTGGCGATGTCTGGGGCAGGCGGCTGCGCTACCTTAAGGAAATGGGCTGCAATGCCATCCGCATGAGCCATAATCCGCCTGCTCCAATTCTCCTGGATTTGTGCGATCAAATGGGATTTATGGTGATGGACGAAGCTTTTGATGAATGGGAGGGTGTCAAGAACAAGTGGTCTACCGGACATAATGTATATCCTCCCAAGCACTTCGGCTATTATGAGGATTTCCCGGACTGGGGCATTGCGGATATTCAGGAGATGGTGCTGCGCGACCGAAATCATCCTTCTATTATTCTATGGAGTATTGGCAATGAGGTAGACTATCCTAATGATCCTTACTGCCATCCCTCCTTCCAGACGATGACGGGCAACAATGATGCCAACAAGCCTGCTGCAGAACGTGTATATGATCCGAATAAGCCGAATGCTGAGCGTCTTGCTGTCATAGCAAGTAAACTGGTGGAGGCTGTGAAGGCATGTGACAAGACACGGCCAGTAACGGCGGCACTCGCTTATCCGGAACTAGCGAATCTGATCGGTTATTCCGATACGCTCGATGTGGTCGGCTATAATTACAGGGAATCTTTATATGAAAAGGATCGGAGCTCTTATCCAAATCGTGTGCTCTACGGCAGCGAGAATTCTCCGGGACTGCAGGAGTGGCTGGCGGTCCGCGATCATCCCGATATCTGCGCACAGTTTATATGGACTGGAATCGACTATCTGGGAGAAGCGCATGGCTGGCCGATCCGGGCCGCGCAGGCAGGGTTCATGGATCTTGCCGGTTTCCCGAAACCAAGCTATTACTATCGCCAGAGCCTGTGGAGTGATATGCCGATGGCTTATCTCGCGGTCCGCAGGGCAGGTGAACCAGGAATGTCTGACACCGGTGGCCGGTCAGGCGGCGGGCCAAGCTGGAACTGGGAGCCGGGCGAGCGGTTGATCGTTGACGGGTATACCAATCTGGCGGCTGCGGAACTGTACCTTAATGGCAAGCTGCTGGGGGGAGGACGTCCGGATGAGAGCGGGGAGCTGCTGCTGAGTTGGGAGGTGAACTTTGAACCGGGAACGCTGCTCTTAACCGGGACAGACGAACAGGGCCGAACGGTCAAGCGGGAGCTGCACACGGCGGCGGCGCCGGAGCAGCTAAGGCTGACAGCCGATACCCTGCAGTTGCGGGCCAACCTGCGGGATATCGTCCATGTGGAGCTCGAAATCATGGATTCGGCGGGCATTGGGGTCTATGGCGCGGAGGTTCCTGTCACGGTGACCGTAGAGGGAGCAGGTAAATTGCTGGGACTAGAGAATGGAAATGTGCAGGATCTGGAGTCTTACCGTTCCCATACCCGAAGTACCCATCACGGCAAGCTGCTGGCCTATATCCGGGCCGGAGCCGTCTCCGGAACGATTAAGGTCACTGCGGTCACTCCAGGACTATCGCCGGCAGAGCTTGAAATAAGTTGTTTATGA
- a CDS encoding ABC transporter permease subunit → MQAVSLNNQPLRSTKRLRMVRRLKKHYWFYLMMLPGLLFFIVYKYMPMWGILISFQDYQPFLGMLGSKWVGVKHYATFFQDETFWMLFRNTFILATYNIVFFFPLPIIISLMLNEVRKESYKRIVQTLIYIPHFVSWVVVAGISFLFLSSQGGIFNSLLESAGREPVNFLLSKEWFRTVITSQVMWKETGWGTIIFLAALAGVDPGLYEAAKIDGASRWRQMWHITLPAIRSTIIILLILRLGHFMDTGFEQIFLMVNAMNREVGEVFDTYVYSMGISQGKLSYSTAVGVFKSTVGLVLVVGSNWLSKKFGEDGIY, encoded by the coding sequence ATGCAAGCTGTTTCCTTAAACAATCAGCCGCTGAGATCCACGAAACGGCTGAGAATGGTACGTCGTCTTAAAAAGCATTATTGGTTCTATCTCATGATGCTGCCGGGATTGTTATTCTTTATCGTATACAAATATATGCCAATGTGGGGAATATTGATTTCTTTTCAGGATTATCAGCCGTTCCTCGGAATGCTGGGGAGTAAATGGGTTGGAGTCAAGCATTATGCGACGTTTTTCCAGGATGAGACCTTCTGGATGCTATTCCGCAATACTTTTATACTGGCAACTTATAATATTGTGTTTTTCTTCCCGCTTCCGATCATTATCTCACTTATGCTTAATGAGGTACGGAAGGAATCGTACAAGCGTATTGTGCAGACGCTAATCTATATTCCCCACTTTGTATCATGGGTAGTGGTGGCTGGAATCAGCTTCCTGTTCTTATCCTCTCAGGGGGGCATCTTCAACTCTTTGCTGGAGAGTGCCGGGCGGGAGCCGGTTAACTTCCTGCTGAGCAAAGAATGGTTCCGCACGGTCATTACATCACAGGTCATGTGGAAGGAAACAGGCTGGGGGACGATTATTTTTTTGGCAGCGCTTGCAGGGGTGGACCCGGGTTTATATGAAGCGGCCAAAATCGATGGAGCCAGCCGTTGGCGTCAAATGTGGCATATTACTCTGCCGGCTATCCGCAGCACCATTATTATTCTACTGATCCTCCGTCTGGGGCATTTCATGGATACAGGGTTTGAACAAATCTTCCTGATGGTCAATGCCATGAACCGCGAGGTGGGTGAAGTGTTCGATACCTATGTGTACAGTATGGGGATCTCGCAAGGTAAATTAAGCTACAGCACTGCTGTAGGGGTATTCAAGTCCACAGTGGGACTGGTGCTTGTCGTAGGCTCCAACTGGCTGTCCAAAAAATTCGGGGAAGATGGAATCTATTAA
- a CDS encoding glyoxalase — MTYNYYGLDHVQLAAPEGCEAEARRFFNGLLGWAEIPKPELLQKRGGVWFQCGKHQVHIGVQRDFVPATKAHPAFHVQPLNELREHLLQHHIQVTDDEARADEGVRRFYINEPFGNRLEFLEWL, encoded by the coding sequence ATGACTTACAATTATTATGGTCTGGATCATGTACAACTGGCAGCCCCTGAGGGTTGTGAAGCTGAGGCCCGGAGATTCTTCAATGGGTTGTTAGGCTGGGCGGAGATCCCCAAACCCGAGCTGCTGCAAAAGCGGGGCGGGGTATGGTTCCAATGCGGGAAGCATCAGGTACATATCGGGGTGCAGCGGGATTTTGTTCCCGCTACCAAAGCGCATCCGGCATTTCATGTGCAGCCCTTGAATGAGTTGCGTGAGCATCTGTTGCAGCATCATATTCAAGTTACGGATGATGAAGCAAGGGCGGATGAAGGCGTTAGGCGTTTCTATATCAACGAACCATTTGGGAATCGTCTTGAATTTCTGGAATGGCTTTGA